A single genomic interval of Flavobacterium sp. N2820 harbors:
- the uraH gene encoding hydroxyisourate hydrolase yields MKKLILSALLILFTTGMVAQTEKHQLSSHILDVSKGTPASGVTIKLEKLEEKTNNWIKIDEKVTDKNGRITDFLKTDNSNVGIYKLTYFTKEYFKRNQTESFYPFIEVVFQISDESHYHVPITLSAFGYATYRGN; encoded by the coding sequence ATGAAAAAATTAATCCTTTCAGCTCTCCTAATTCTTTTTACAACAGGAATGGTAGCACAAACAGAAAAACATCAATTATCAAGTCATATTCTCGATGTCAGCAAAGGTACACCAGCGAGTGGGGTAACCATCAAACTTGAAAAATTAGAAGAAAAAACAAATAATTGGATTAAAATCGATGAAAAAGTAACTGATAAAAATGGGCGAATTACCGATTTTTTGAAGACCGACAATTCAAATGTAGGTATATATAAACTTACTTATTTCACAAAAGAATATTTTAAACGAAATCAAACCGAAAGCTTTTATCCCTTTATAGAAGTTGTATTTCAAATATCAGATGAAAGTCATTATCATGTTCCAATAACACTTTCAGCATTTGGATATGCAACCTACAGAGGCAACTAA
- a CDS encoding metal-dependent hydrolase, whose protein sequence is MDSLTQIVLGIATAELVAGKKLHNKTFLYGAVLGTIPDLDIVVGKFMSAVGGVAIHRGLSHSLLFFVFLAPVLGCLISKIEKEKINFNSATLLAFWCLVTHVVLDVFTSWGTQIFWPLEHRFALKTIFVIDPLYTIPLLISLIFVWKNSDYFLRRKYAIRGLISSSSYLLLTCILKLFALQQFETALQNQNFAYQELIVKPTAFNCILWNANVATPKGYYLADYSLFDSQPIRFTFYPKNEELEEKLVNSDDFQRLKKISEGWYLVTEHNNRLFFNDLRFGLLNDQPENPQFAFSYEFVNEAHGTLVAHEVPKAKRDGKALLQKIVTRIKGN, encoded by the coding sequence ATGGACTCACTCACTCAAATCGTCCTCGGAATTGCCACAGCTGAATTAGTAGCTGGTAAAAAACTGCACAACAAAACCTTTTTGTATGGTGCTGTTTTGGGAACAATTCCCGATTTAGATATTGTGGTTGGGAAATTTATGAGTGCTGTCGGAGGCGTTGCCATTCATAGAGGTTTGAGTCATTCCCTACTCTTTTTTGTGTTTTTGGCGCCCGTTTTGGGATGTTTAATTTCCAAAATAGAAAAAGAGAAAATCAATTTTAACAGCGCTACTTTATTAGCGTTTTGGTGTTTGGTTACCCATGTTGTGTTGGATGTATTTACCTCTTGGGGAACACAAATCTTTTGGCCTTTGGAACACCGATTTGCCTTGAAAACCATCTTTGTAATTGACCCTTTGTATACCATTCCGCTTTTGATTAGCTTGATTTTTGTCTGGAAAAATAGCGACTATTTCCTCCGTAGAAAATATGCAATTCGTGGATTGATTAGCAGTTCTTCGTATTTACTTTTGACGTGTATTTTGAAACTTTTTGCTTTGCAACAATTCGAAACCGCTTTGCAAAATCAAAATTTCGCTTACCAAGAACTAATTGTAAAACCCACCGCTTTCAATTGTATCCTTTGGAATGCAAATGTAGCTACTCCAAAAGGCTATTATCTAGCCGATTATTCGTTATTTGATTCGCAACCGATTCGGTTTACTTTCTATCCTAAAAATGAAGAATTGGAAGAAAAATTGGTAAATTCTGATGATTTCCAGCGCCTTAAAAAGATTAGCGAAGGTTGGTATTTGGTTACCGAACACAACAATCGTTTATTTTTTAATGATTTACGCTTTGGTTTATTGAACGACCAACCTGAAAATCCGCAATTTGCTTTTAGTTATGAATTTGTGAACGAAGCCCACGGAACGTTAGTCGCTCACGAAGTACCAAAAGCCAAACGAGACGGAAAAGCATTGCTCCAAAAGATTGTGACACGGATAAAAGGAAATTAA
- a CDS encoding class I SAM-dependent methyltransferase, which yields MMKRNQLREAIFRHLDGLVVVPVAYSLFQKGVLDYLLKEKTVTLAQLTNKFNANEGYLNVALRVMASQGFVHYNVENSSGSVTISTLPNSEFVFSLVPLYEDTFQLLTQTSVFTANKMDSESITILEPILKKFTENYHIHFEEDENLRTIQEQILTHIEGYLVGPIVVNLGMTGMFHKYFMESSFRADEFHKHPEAFAKILDFFVHLGWFSKKNDNYQFTEDGFFFAKRASAYGVTVSYLPMFKHIDSLLFGNASELRNISKNEDEIHVNREMNVWGSGGAHATYFKVIDDIIIELFNKPIAEQPKGILDMGCGNGAFLQHIFEVIERQTLRGKMLDDYPLFLVGADYNQAALKVTRANLIKADIWAKVIWGDIGNPNLLNSDLQENYNIDLKDLLNVRTFLDHNRIWEDPKVITNNRISSSTGAFAHRGVRISNNAVEDNLLEHFNKWSPFVRKFGLLIIELHTVAPQLTAQNLGRTAATAYDATHGFSDQFIVEIEELQKIAAEAGLHSDANYFKKYPETDYATVSINLLRGK from the coding sequence GAAGCTATTTTTAGACATTTAGACGGATTAGTAGTTGTTCCAGTTGCTTATTCGTTGTTCCAAAAAGGCGTTTTAGACTATCTTCTAAAAGAAAAAACCGTCACTTTAGCTCAACTTACCAACAAATTTAATGCAAATGAAGGGTATTTAAATGTTGCTTTACGCGTTATGGCTTCACAAGGTTTTGTTCATTATAATGTAGAAAATTCATCGGGAAGCGTTACAATTTCAACTTTACCAAATAGCGAATTTGTGTTTTCTCTTGTTCCATTATACGAAGATACGTTTCAATTGTTGACCCAAACTTCGGTGTTTACGGCAAATAAAATGGATTCGGAATCGATTACAATACTGGAGCCAATTTTAAAGAAATTTACCGAAAACTATCACATTCATTTTGAAGAAGATGAAAATTTGAGAACCATTCAAGAGCAGATACTAACCCATATCGAAGGTTATTTGGTGGGACCGATTGTCGTCAACTTAGGAATGACCGGTATGTTTCACAAGTATTTCATGGAAAGTTCGTTCCGTGCCGATGAATTTCACAAGCATCCGGAAGCTTTCGCTAAAATTCTCGACTTTTTTGTACACTTGGGATGGTTTTCCAAGAAAAACGACAATTATCAATTTACCGAAGATGGTTTTTTCTTTGCCAAACGCGCTTCGGCTTATGGGGTTACAGTTTCCTATCTTCCAATGTTCAAACACATCGATAGTTTGTTGTTTGGCAATGCAAGTGAGTTGCGAAACATCAGTAAAAATGAAGACGAAATTCACGTCAATCGCGAAATGAATGTCTGGGGAAGTGGTGGTGCACATGCAACGTATTTCAAAGTAATTGACGATATCATTATCGAATTATTTAATAAACCTATTGCCGAACAACCGAAAGGGATTTTAGATATGGGTTGCGGAAATGGCGCTTTTTTGCAACATATTTTTGAAGTCATTGAACGTCAAACGTTGCGAGGCAAAATGTTAGATGATTATCCATTGTTTTTGGTAGGAGCCGATTACAACCAAGCAGCGCTGAAAGTCACACGAGCCAATTTGATTAAAGCCGATATTTGGGCTAAAGTCATTTGGGGCGACATTGGAAATCCGAATTTGTTGAATAGTGATTTACAAGAAAATTACAACATCGATTTGAAAGATTTGTTGAATGTGCGCACGTTTTTAGACCACAATCGTATTTGGGAAGACCCAAAGGTAATCACCAACAATAGAATTAGTTCTTCCACAGGAGCTTTTGCACATCGTGGAGTTCGCATTTCCAACAACGCTGTAGAAGATAATTTATTGGAACATTTTAATAAATGGAGTCCGTTTGTTCGTAAATTTGGCCTTTTGATTATCGAATTACATACCGTTGCACCTCAATTGACAGCTCAAAATCTAGGAAGAACTGCCGCCACAGCTTATGATGCTACGCACGGCTTTTCAGATCAGTTTATTGTAGAAATTGAGGAGTTGCAAAAAATAGCGGCCGAAGCGGGATTGCATTCGGATGCCAATTACTTTAAAAAATATCCCGAAACCGATTATGCAACGGTAAGTATCAATCTGCTAAGAGGAAAATAA
- a CDS encoding GH92 family glycosyl hydrolase yields MAQENSKNNDLVEWINPLMGTDSNYELSNGNTYPSIALPWGMNAWTPQTGNNGNGWQYTYDATKIRGFKQTHQPSPWMNDYGMFSLMPMVQKETVDEEQRASWFSHKTEIAKPYYYSVYLADYDITTEITPTERAAAFLFTFPETANGYIVIDAFDRGSYLKIIPSENKIIGYSTKYARGKLNNFKNYFVIVFDKAFDPSSLWSDATKMNELELSGGHISGLIHFKNLKKGEKISAKVASSFISWEQAERNLKEIGSDDFETVKQKAKAVWNQTLSKIQVEGGTPDQMRTFYSTLYRTVFFPMKMYEINAQGQPIHYSPYLGTVKPGYRFAGTGFWDTFRALYPLLNLAYPAINREMQQGLVNDYLEGGWLPEWSSPSYSDIMIGNNSASVVADAYIKGVKIDEIETLYEALLHGANNEGPQATGRKGVEFYNKLGYVPYDVNINENAARTLEYAYDDFTIYQLAKALNKPQAEIDLYKSRAMNYKNVFDPETKLMRGRNKDGSFQSPFNPLKWGDAFTEGNSWHYSWSVFHDIDGLAQAMGGYKDFTAKLDAVFTMPPDFDDSYYGQTIHEIREMQITNMGQYAHGNQPIQHMIYLYNYAGEPWKTQYWIREVMAKLYQPTPDGYCGDEDNGQTSAWYVFSALGFYPVCPATNQYVLGTPLFKKVTLHLENGKQFIIAAPNNSADNKYIQNCTLNKKEYPFNWISHEAILKGGTLQFEMAPTPNTTRGTQPAYFPFSMSTSK; encoded by the coding sequence ATGGCGCAAGAAAACAGCAAAAATAACGACTTAGTAGAATGGATTAATCCTTTAATGGGAACCGATAGCAATTATGAACTAAGCAATGGAAATACCTATCCATCCATAGCCTTACCTTGGGGGATGAACGCTTGGACGCCACAAACAGGAAACAACGGAAACGGATGGCAATATACCTATGATGCAACTAAAATTAGAGGCTTCAAACAAACGCATCAGCCTTCTCCTTGGATGAACGATTATGGCATGTTTTCTTTAATGCCAATGGTGCAAAAAGAAACCGTAGACGAAGAACAACGCGCCAGTTGGTTCAGCCATAAAACAGAAATCGCAAAACCGTATTATTACAGTGTCTATTTAGCCGATTACGACATTACTACAGAAATTACGCCCACAGAAAGAGCTGCGGCTTTTCTATTTACATTTCCAGAAACAGCTAACGGCTATATCGTAATTGACGCATTTGACAGAGGGTCTTATCTTAAAATTATTCCATCAGAAAACAAAATCATCGGGTACAGTACAAAATATGCGCGTGGTAAACTCAATAACTTTAAAAATTATTTCGTAATCGTTTTTGATAAAGCATTTGATCCCAGTTCACTATGGAGTGATGCCACTAAAATGAACGAGTTAGAACTTTCGGGGGGGCATATATCAGGATTAATCCATTTCAAAAACCTAAAAAAAGGCGAAAAAATTTCGGCAAAAGTAGCCTCTTCATTTATAAGTTGGGAACAAGCAGAACGCAACCTAAAAGAGATTGGATCGGATGATTTTGAAACCGTGAAACAAAAAGCCAAAGCGGTATGGAATCAAACGCTAAGCAAAATTCAAGTGGAAGGAGGAACACCAGATCAAATGCGTACCTTTTATTCAACGCTATATCGAACCGTATTTTTTCCAATGAAAATGTACGAAATCAACGCACAAGGGCAACCCATACATTATAGTCCCTATTTAGGAACCGTAAAGCCAGGATATCGCTTTGCAGGTACGGGTTTTTGGGATACCTTTCGTGCGTTATATCCCTTGTTAAACTTAGCATATCCTGCGATAAACAGAGAAATGCAGCAAGGTTTGGTAAATGATTATCTAGAAGGTGGTTGGTTGCCCGAATGGAGCAGTCCATCCTACAGTGATATTATGATTGGGAACAACTCGGCTTCGGTTGTAGCGGATGCATATATAAAAGGGGTAAAAATCGATGAAATTGAGACCTTATATGAAGCGCTATTGCACGGGGCAAATAACGAAGGACCACAAGCAACGGGTAGAAAAGGCGTTGAATTTTACAATAAATTAGGCTATGTGCCCTATGATGTTAATATCAATGAAAACGCAGCAAGAACGCTAGAATATGCCTATGACGATTTTACGATTTATCAATTGGCCAAAGCACTAAACAAACCACAAGCCGAAATTGATTTGTACAAATCACGAGCGATGAATTATAAAAATGTATTCGATCCTGAAACAAAATTAATGCGCGGCAGAAATAAAGATGGTAGCTTTCAATCGCCTTTTAATCCTTTAAAATGGGGCGATGCATTCACAGAAGGAAACAGCTGGCACTACAGTTGGAGTGTGTTTCATGACATCGATGGTTTAGCACAAGCGATGGGAGGTTACAAAGATTTTACAGCAAAATTAGATGCGGTATTTACAATGCCTCCTGATTTTGATGACAGCTACTACGGACAAACCATTCATGAAATCAGAGAAATGCAAATTACCAATATGGGACAGTATGCACACGGAAATCAACCTATTCAACACATGATTTACCTCTACAATTATGCGGGTGAACCTTGGAAAACACAATATTGGATACGAGAAGTGATGGCAAAATTATACCAACCCACTCCCGATGGGTATTGTGGCGACGAAGATAACGGACAAACTTCGGCTTGGTATGTGTTTTCGGCATTGGGTTTTTATCCGGTTTGTCCTGCAACCAATCAATATGTATTGGGTACACCCTTATTTAAAAAAGTGACGTTACATTTAGAAAACGGAAAACAATTTATAATTGCCGCACCTAACAACAGCGCGGATAACAAATACATCCAAAATTGCACACTAAATAAAAAAGAATATCCCTTCAATTGGATCAGTCATGAAGCGATACTAAAAGGTGGAACGTTGCAATTTGAGATGGCTCCAACACCTAATACCACTCGAGGTACACAACCAGCATATTTCCCTTTTTCAATGTCAACCAGCAAATAA
- a CDS encoding GH92 family glycosyl hydrolase, with protein MKKYFTLFTAVLSLVVSAQKTNKNLLPFVKPIIGTQRMGHVYPGATAPFGMVQLSPDTDTIPYAVNGKYNPDVYKYCAGYQYDDKTIVGFSHTHFSGTGHSDLGDFQIMPTTGPLQLNPGTAQQPEKGFRSAFSHEEETAEAGYYKVKLKDHNILAELTATTRVGMHQYTFPKSKEAHIILDLMAGIYNYEDKTVWTYVRVVNDTLITGYKQTNGWAKNRTVYFAMSFSKPFKSYGHKNWDSKQVYRGFWGKFNTTQNFPEIAGKKIRMFFDFETEENEKIQIKFALSPVSQKNALANMQAEIPHWNFEKVKQQTQEQWNAELNKIQIEASPSHMINFYTGLYHAFISPTVYMDSNNEYKGLDQDMHTADGFTNYTTFSLWDTYRTLHPLFNVIQPKRNADMVQSMLEHYKQSSLHMLPIWSHHANDNWCMSGYHSVAVIADAIIKGTYKGDPMVALEACVTTAKKRSYEGIGAYMDKGYIPAEASGISVSNTLEYAYDDWAIAQLAKKLNQESVYAEFIKRADNWKNNYDASVGFMRPKLENGTFKKEFDAYSTHGQGFIEGNSWNYSFFVPHNPAALVEKMGGKKAFAKKLDTLFSMHLPDSFFAETEDITRDGIIGGYVHGNEPAHHVPYLYNWTNEPWKTQQQVRLILNKQYQPTPDGLGGNDDCGQMSAWYIFSSLGFYPVAPGAEDYAIGSPLVHNAILNLENGKVFEIEVQNQSDENVFVQSITLNGKPLQKLTLTHTELMKGGKLVFVMSNKH; from the coding sequence ATGAAAAAATATTTCACCCTTTTTACAGCAGTACTTTCGTTAGTAGTAAGTGCGCAAAAAACAAATAAAAACCTACTTCCATTCGTAAAACCTATTATCGGTACCCAACGAATGGGACATGTATATCCTGGGGCTACTGCGCCTTTCGGAATGGTGCAATTAAGCCCAGATACTGACACCATTCCGTATGCAGTCAATGGAAAATACAATCCAGACGTATACAAATATTGTGCGGGTTATCAATACGACGACAAAACAATTGTTGGCTTTAGTCACACGCATTTCAGTGGAACAGGACATTCCGATTTAGGCGATTTCCAAATCATGCCTACAACAGGTCCTTTACAACTGAACCCAGGCACTGCACAACAACCCGAAAAAGGCTTTCGTTCCGCTTTCAGTCATGAGGAGGAAACGGCTGAAGCGGGATATTATAAAGTAAAACTCAAAGACCACAATATTCTTGCAGAACTAACAGCAACCACCAGAGTGGGAATGCACCAATACACGTTTCCTAAAAGCAAAGAAGCACACATCATCCTTGACCTAATGGCTGGGATTTATAATTATGAAGATAAAACGGTGTGGACGTACGTTCGGGTCGTGAACGATACTTTAATTACGGGGTACAAACAAACCAATGGTTGGGCGAAAAACAGAACGGTGTATTTTGCCATGAGTTTTTCTAAACCTTTTAAGTCGTATGGACATAAAAATTGGGATTCCAAACAAGTCTATCGAGGGTTTTGGGGAAAATTCAATACCACTCAAAATTTTCCAGAAATAGCAGGAAAAAAAATCAGAATGTTCTTTGACTTCGAAACCGAAGAAAACGAGAAAATTCAAATCAAATTCGCCTTATCTCCGGTGAGCCAAAAAAATGCACTCGCCAATATGCAGGCAGAAATCCCGCATTGGAATTTTGAAAAAGTCAAACAACAAACCCAAGAGCAATGGAATGCCGAATTAAATAAAATTCAAATTGAAGCCAGTCCTAGCCACATGATTAATTTTTACACGGGTCTTTACCATGCCTTCATCAGTCCTACAGTATACATGGATTCCAATAACGAATACAAAGGATTAGATCAGGACATGCATACAGCCGATGGTTTTACCAATTACACTACTTTTTCGTTATGGGATACCTACAGAACGCTACATCCGTTGTTCAACGTAATACAACCCAAAAGAAATGCAGACATGGTACAATCGATGCTAGAGCATTACAAGCAAAGTAGTTTGCACATGTTGCCTATTTGGAGCCATCACGCCAATGACAATTGGTGCATGAGTGGGTATCACAGTGTAGCCGTAATTGCAGATGCCATCATCAAAGGAACCTATAAAGGCGACCCAATGGTTGCTTTAGAAGCTTGTGTAACTACAGCCAAAAAGCGCAGTTATGAAGGCATCGGAGCCTATATGGATAAAGGCTATATTCCGGCTGAAGCTAGTGGTATTTCGGTTTCAAATACTTTAGAATATGCTTATGACGATTGGGCAATTGCACAACTTGCCAAAAAATTAAATCAGGAAAGTGTGTATGCCGAATTTATAAAACGTGCCGACAATTGGAAAAATAATTATGATGCTTCGGTTGGATTCATGCGTCCAAAATTAGAAAACGGTACCTTTAAAAAAGAATTTGACGCCTACAGCACACACGGACAAGGGTTTATCGAAGGGAACAGTTGGAATTATAGTTTTTTCGTACCGCACAACCCAGCGGCATTGGTCGAAAAAATGGGAGGTAAAAAAGCGTTCGCTAAAAAATTAGATACCCTGTTCAGTATGCACTTACCCGATTCCTTTTTCGCCGAAACCGAAGACATTACGCGTGACGGCATCATTGGCGGGTATGTACACGGAAATGAACCAGCGCACCACGTACCGTATTTGTACAATTGGACCAACGAACCTTGGAAAACCCAACAACAAGTTCGCTTAATTTTAAACAAACAATACCAACCTACACCGGATGGGTTAGGAGGGAATGACGATTGCGGACAAATGAGTGCCTGGTATATCTTTAGTAGTTTAGGCTTTTATCCAGTAGCACCAGGTGCGGAAGACTATGCCATAGGCAGCCCATTGGTACACAATGCCATACTAAATTTAGAAAACGGGAAAGTCTTTGAAATTGAAGTGCAAAATCAATCCGACGAAAATGTTTTTGTACAAAGCATCACACTAAATGGCAAACCGCTTCAAAAGTTAACCCTAACCCACACAGAACTAATGAAAGGTGGAAAACTTGTATTTGTAATGAGCAACAAACATTAA